A genomic stretch from Arachis stenosperma cultivar V10309 chromosome 3, arast.V10309.gnm1.PFL2, whole genome shotgun sequence includes:
- the LOC130969952 gene encoding RING-H2 finger protein ATL78-like, with translation MYASTSFTSHIVHDLVIQSHSRRLLMLPNPLAHHDSSPPPTSDLYLGNSSFDANVVMVLSVLLCALICSLGLNAIIRCALRCSDLVINDSSSSSNPSPSSSSSRLANTGIKKKALKTFPIITYESTELNKVPGLDTECVICLSDFTNGEKLRILPKCNHGFHVSCIDKWLTSHSSCPKCRHCLIHTCQKIVGGTTHHPPPPPLPQTIIRIEPLDPETMVRNYI, from the coding sequence ATGTATGCTTCAACTTCCTTCACTTCACACATAGTTCATGACCTTGTCATACAATCTCACTCAAGAAGGTTACTCATGCTCCCAAATCCACTTGCTCATCACGATTCCTCACCACCTCCAACAAGCGATTTATACCTCGGAAACAGTTCTTTCGATGCCAACGTTGTCATGGTCCTCTCCGTCCTCCTATGCGCACTTATCTGCTCCTTAGGATTGAACGCAATCATAAGGTGTGCTTTGAGGTGTTCCGATTTGGTAATCAACGACTCATCATCGTCGTCAAATCCTAGCCCTTCATCATCAAGTAGTCGATTGGCCAACACGGGAATCAAGAAGAAAGCTTTGAAGACTTTTCCGATAATCACATACGAGTCAACTGAGTTAAACAAAGTCCCTGGTTTGGACACCGAGTGTGTGATATGCCTCTCGGACTTCACAAATGGTGAAAAGTTGCGCATTCTGCCAAAATGCAACCATGGCTTCCATGTTAGCTGCATTGACAAGTGGCTCACTTCTCATTCATCTTGCCCCAAGTGCAGACACTGCCTAATTCACACGTGCCAAAAGATTGTTGGCGGAACTACTcatcatcctcctcctcctcctctaccTCAAACCATTATAAGGATTGAACCACTGGACCCAGAAACCATGGTGCGTAATTATATATAG